Proteins encoded by one window of Streptomyces sp. NBC_01477:
- a CDS encoding 3-hydroxyacyl-CoA dehydrogenase NAD-binding domain-containing protein gives MTSTTELLAHAAELFPGEVVTDAQVRHLDLPGAGRFALITLDNGFDHTKPTTFGPQSLAKLDAAIDQVEQEAADGTISGVGITGKPFIFAVGADLKGMELVKHHQDALSVGKGGHDVFKRLSSLAVPTFAYYNGAAMGGGVEVGLHCTYRTVSASVPAFSMPEVFLGLVPGWGGCVLLPNLIGADRAVTVIVENSLNQNRQLKGTQVFELGIADALFEAADFLEQSLAWTAAVLKGEIEVVRPELDRGQAWDQAVERGRFIADGKVHGAAPAAYRALDIIAAVKDGDLQRGFDAEDVALADLTMSGELRSGIYAFDLVQRRGKRPVGAPDKALARPVTKVGVVGAGLMASQLALLFVRRLEVPVVLTDIDQARIDKGVGYVHGEIDKLLAKHRIGQDQANRLKALVSGHLDKAAAFGDADFVIEAVFEEMGVKQQVFAELEAVVRPDAILATNTSSLSVTEMAAKLDHPERVVGFHFFNPVAILPLLEIVRGEGTDDASLATAFAVAKKLRKTAVLVKDAPAFVVNRILTRFMGEIQNVIDEGTPVAVAEKAIEPLGLPMSPLVLLELVGPAIGLHVSETLHGAFPDRFTVSENLAAVVKAGKRGFYVYDSGRPELDPEVAALLQQGDSVLTEQQVRDRVLDAVAQEIGLMLDEGVVAEAQDVDLCLITGAGWPFHLGGVTPYLDREGVSQRVNGKPFLAPGVASVPA, from the coding sequence CGCTGGACAACGGCTTCGACCACACCAAGCCGACCACCTTCGGCCCGCAGTCGCTCGCCAAGCTGGACGCGGCGATCGACCAGGTCGAGCAGGAGGCCGCGGACGGCACGATCAGCGGTGTCGGCATCACCGGCAAGCCGTTCATCTTCGCCGTCGGCGCCGACCTCAAGGGCATGGAGCTGGTCAAGCACCACCAGGACGCGCTCTCGGTCGGCAAGGGCGGCCACGACGTCTTCAAGCGGCTGTCCTCGCTGGCGGTGCCGACCTTCGCCTATTACAACGGCGCGGCAATGGGCGGCGGCGTCGAGGTCGGCCTGCACTGCACGTACCGCACGGTGTCGGCCTCGGTGCCGGCCTTCTCGATGCCCGAGGTCTTCCTCGGCCTGGTGCCCGGCTGGGGCGGCTGCGTGCTGCTGCCGAACCTGATCGGCGCGGACCGGGCGGTCACCGTGATCGTCGAGAACTCGCTCAACCAGAACCGCCAGCTCAAGGGCACCCAGGTCTTCGAACTGGGCATCGCCGACGCGCTCTTCGAGGCCGCGGACTTCCTTGAGCAGTCGCTGGCCTGGACCGCGGCCGTACTCAAGGGCGAGATCGAGGTCGTACGCCCCGAGCTGGACCGCGGCCAGGCGTGGGACCAGGCGGTGGAGCGCGGGCGCTTCATCGCCGACGGCAAGGTGCACGGGGCGGCCCCGGCCGCCTACCGCGCGCTGGACATCATCGCGGCGGTCAAGGACGGCGACCTCCAGCGGGGCTTCGACGCCGAGGACGTCGCGCTGGCCGACCTGACCATGAGCGGCGAACTGCGCAGCGGCATCTACGCCTTCGACCTGGTGCAGCGGCGCGGCAAGCGCCCGGTCGGCGCGCCCGACAAGGCGCTGGCCCGCCCGGTGACGAAGGTCGGCGTGGTCGGCGCGGGCCTGATGGCGTCGCAACTGGCGCTGCTGTTCGTGCGCCGCCTCGAAGTGCCGGTGGTGCTCACCGACATCGACCAGGCGCGGATCGACAAGGGCGTGGGCTACGTCCACGGCGAGATCGACAAGCTGCTCGCCAAGCACCGGATCGGCCAGGACCAGGCGAACCGGCTCAAGGCGCTGGTGAGCGGACACCTCGACAAGGCCGCGGCTTTCGGTGACGCGGACTTCGTCATCGAGGCGGTCTTCGAGGAGATGGGCGTCAAGCAGCAGGTCTTCGCCGAGCTGGAGGCGGTGGTACGCCCGGACGCGATCCTGGCCACCAACACCTCCTCGCTGTCGGTGACCGAGATGGCCGCGAAGCTCGACCACCCCGAGCGGGTGGTGGGCTTCCACTTCTTCAACCCGGTCGCGATCCTGCCGCTGCTGGAGATCGTCCGCGGCGAGGGCACCGACGACGCCTCACTCGCGACGGCTTTCGCGGTGGCCAAGAAGCTGCGCAAGACCGCGGTTCTGGTCAAGGACGCGCCGGCCTTCGTCGTCAACCGGATCCTGACCCGCTTCATGGGCGAGATCCAGAACGTCATCGACGAGGGCACCCCGGTGGCGGTCGCCGAGAAGGCCATCGAGCCGCTGGGCCTGCCGATGTCCCCGCTGGTGCTGCTGGAGCTGGTCGGCCCGGCCATCGGCCTGCACGTCTCGGAGACCCTGCACGGGGCCTTCCCCGACCGCTTCACGGTGTCGGAGAACCTGGCGGCGGTCGTCAAGGCGGGCAAGCGCGGCTTCTACGTGTACGACTCGGGCCGCCCCGAGCTGGACCCGGAGGTCGCCGCGCTGCTCCAGCAGGGCGACAGCGTGCTGACCGAGCAGCAGGTGCGCGACCGGGTGCTGGACGCGGTGGCCCAGGAGATCGGGCTGATGCTGGACGAGGGTGTGGTCGCCGAGGCGCAGGACGTCGACCTGTGCCTGATCACGGGCGCCGGCTGGCCCTTCCACCTGGGCGGTGTCACCCCGTACCTGGACCGTGAGGGCGTCTCGCAGCGGGTGAACGGCAAGCCCTTCCTCGCCCCGGGCGTGGCGAGCGTCCCGGCCTGA